A single region of the Kiritimatiellia bacterium genome encodes:
- a CDS encoding exopolyphosphatase, whose amino-acid sequence MAAVIDIGATAIRMEIAEIDDQGGVRKLDSLSQGVQLGKDTFTRGRIQQSTIQECVDILKGFRRVMDEYGITKPEQVRAVATSSVREAQNRDTFLDRIYITTRINVRAIDEAEENRLTFMAAQTVLADEPELETGSLLVADVGGGSTELLLLQEGHIVFSDSYRLGSLRMRETLETHRATTERVRTILGQHIQRLVEQVVRNLPVATVPVLVAMSGDAHFAAAQLCPDWSERKTARLDYKALAAFNDKLLPVSVAKIVGKYQLTYQEAETVGPALLVYQHLARAFKAEHILVPKASFRDGLLKEMTLRGYWTGSFADQVRHSAVALAEKYNVDAAHAAHVADLCVRLFRELQPEHQLDQRYELLLEVAARLHEVGGFISSRSHHKHSLYIIQHSDLFGLTREDLAIVALVSRYHRRALPAATHPEYMALGRDDRITVSKMAALLRVADALERNHLQQVRDVEFVREPGQFVIRVRNVEDLTLERLALKEKGALFEEVYGLPAVLKEERFADPEARDGV is encoded by the coding sequence ATGGCCGCTGTCATCGACATCGGCGCCACGGCCATCCGCATGGAGATCGCCGAGATCGACGACCAGGGCGGCGTCCGCAAGCTGGACAGCCTCTCGCAGGGCGTCCAACTGGGCAAGGACACGTTCACCCGCGGCCGGATCCAGCAATCCACGATCCAGGAATGCGTGGATATCCTCAAGGGATTCCGGCGGGTCATGGACGAGTACGGCATCACGAAACCGGAGCAGGTCCGGGCCGTGGCGACGAGTTCGGTGCGCGAGGCGCAGAACCGGGACACCTTTCTCGACCGCATCTACATCACCACGCGCATCAACGTGCGGGCGATCGACGAGGCGGAGGAGAACCGGCTGACCTTCATGGCGGCGCAAACCGTCCTGGCGGACGAGCCCGAGCTGGAGACCGGCTCGCTGCTGGTCGCCGACGTGGGCGGGGGCAGCACGGAATTGCTGCTGCTGCAGGAGGGGCACATCGTCTTCTCGGATTCGTACCGGCTGGGCTCGCTCCGGATGCGCGAGACACTGGAGACCCACCGCGCGACCACCGAGCGCGTGCGGACGATCCTCGGGCAGCACATCCAGCGGCTGGTCGAACAGGTCGTGCGCAACCTGCCGGTGGCCACGGTCCCGGTCCTGGTCGCCATGTCCGGCGACGCGCATTTCGCCGCCGCGCAGCTTTGCCCCGACTGGTCCGAGCGGAAGACGGCGCGCCTGGACTACAAGGCCCTCGCGGCCTTCAACGACAAGCTGCTGCCGGTCAGCGTCGCGAAGATCGTGGGCAAGTACCAGCTCACCTACCAGGAGGCCGAGACCGTCGGCCCCGCCCTGCTGGTCTACCAGCACCTCGCGCGGGCGTTCAAGGCGGAGCACATCCTCGTGCCCAAGGCCAGTTTCCGGGACGGCCTGCTCAAGGAGATGACCCTGCGCGGCTACTGGACCGGCTCGTTCGCCGACCAGGTGCGGCATTCCGCCGTGGCCCTGGCGGAGAAGTACAACGTGGACGCCGCCCACGCCGCGCACGTGGCGGACCTGTGCGTGCGGCTGTTCCGGGAGCTGCAACCCGAGCACCAGCTGGACCAGCGGTACGAACTGCTGCTCGAGGTGGCCGCGCGGCTCCACGAGGTCGGCGGCTTCATCAGCAGCCGCAGCCACCACAAGCACTCGCTCTACATCATCCAGCACAGCGACCTGTTCGGCCTGACGCGCGAGGACTTGGCCATCGTCGCCCTGGTCTCCCGCTACCACCGGCGCGCCCTGCCCGCCGCGACGCACCCCGAGTACATGGCGCTCGGGCGCGACGACCGGATCACGGTGTCGAAGATGGCCGCGCTGCTCCGCGTCGCCGACGCCCTGGAGCGCAACCACCTGCAGCAGGTCCGGGACGTGGAATTCGTGCGCGAGCCGGGCCAGTTCGTCATCCGCGTGCGCAACGTGGAGGACCTGACCCTCGAGCGCCTGGCCCTCAAGGAAAAGGGCGCCCTGTTCGAGGAGGTCTACGGCCTGCCGGCGGTCCTGAAGGAAGAGCGGTTCGCCGACCCGGAGGCGCGCGATGGCGTCTAA